From Phalacrocorax carbo chromosome 8, bPhaCar2.1, whole genome shotgun sequence, a single genomic window includes:
- the CBFB gene encoding core-binding factor subunit beta isoform X1 — protein sequence MPRVVPDQRSKFENEEFFRKLSRECEIKYTGFRDRPHEERQARFQNACRDGRSEIAFVATGTNLSLQFFPASWQGEQRQTPTREYVDFEREGGKVYLKAPMILNGVCVIWKGWIDLQRLDGMGCLEFDEERAQQEDALAQQAFEEARRRTREFEDRDRSHREEMEARRQQDPSPGSNLGSGDDLKLR from the exons ATGCCGCGGGTTGTCCCCGACCAGCGGAGCAAGTTCGAGAACGAAGAGTTCTTCAGGAAGCTGAGCCGCGAGTGCGAG ATTAAATACACCGGCTTCAGGGACCGGCCCCACGAGGAGAGGCAGGCCCGCTTCCAGAACGCCTGCCGCGACGGACGCTCCGAGATC GCTTTTGTGGCCACAGGAACCAATCTGTCTCTCCAGTTTTTTCCGGCCAGCTGGCAGGGGGAGCAGCGACAGACACCGACCCGGGAATATGTCGACTTTGAAAGAGAAGGAGGCAAG gtGTACTTGAAGGCACCTATGATTCTCAATGGTGTCTGTGTAATCTGGAAAGGCTGGATAGATCTACAGAGACTGGATGGTATGGGATGCCTGGAATTTGATGAAGAGAGAGCACAG CAGGAGGATGCATTGGcacaacaagcctttgaagaAGCTCGGCGAAGAACTCGTGAATTCGAGGATAGAGACAGGTCTCATCGGGAGGAAATGGAG GCAAGAAGACAACAAGACCCTAGTCCTGGATCTAACCTAGGCAGTGGCGACGATCTCAAACTACGTTAA
- the CBFB gene encoding core-binding factor subunit beta isoform X3: MPRVVPDQRSKFENEEFFRKLSRECEIKYTGFRDRPHEERQARFQNACRDGRSEIAFVATGTNLSLQFFPASWQGEQRQTPTREYVDFEREGGKVYLKAPMILNGVCVIWKGWIDLQRLDGMGCLEFDEERAQQEDALAQQAFEEARRRTREFEDRDRSHREEMEMAFSVGT, translated from the exons ATGCCGCGGGTTGTCCCCGACCAGCGGAGCAAGTTCGAGAACGAAGAGTTCTTCAGGAAGCTGAGCCGCGAGTGCGAG ATTAAATACACCGGCTTCAGGGACCGGCCCCACGAGGAGAGGCAGGCCCGCTTCCAGAACGCCTGCCGCGACGGACGCTCCGAGATC GCTTTTGTGGCCACAGGAACCAATCTGTCTCTCCAGTTTTTTCCGGCCAGCTGGCAGGGGGAGCAGCGACAGACACCGACCCGGGAATATGTCGACTTTGAAAGAGAAGGAGGCAAG gtGTACTTGAAGGCACCTATGATTCTCAATGGTGTCTGTGTAATCTGGAAAGGCTGGATAGATCTACAGAGACTGGATGGTATGGGATGCCTGGAATTTGATGAAGAGAGAGCACAG CAGGAGGATGCATTGGcacaacaagcctttgaagaAGCTCGGCGAAGAACTCGTGAATTCGAGGATAGAGACAGGTCTCATCGGGAGGAAATGGAG ATGGCGTTTTCTGTGGGTACTTAA
- the CBFB gene encoding core-binding factor subunit beta isoform X2 gives MPRVVPDQRSKFENEEFFRKLSRECEIKYTGFRDRPHEERQARFQNACRDGRSEIAFVATGTNLSLQFFPASWQGEQRQTPTREYVDFEREGGKVYLKAPMILNGVCVIWKGWIDLQRLDGMGCLEFDEERAQQEDALAQQAFEEARRRTREFEDRDRSHREEMEVRVSQLLSVTGKKTTRP, from the exons ATGCCGCGGGTTGTCCCCGACCAGCGGAGCAAGTTCGAGAACGAAGAGTTCTTCAGGAAGCTGAGCCGCGAGTGCGAG ATTAAATACACCGGCTTCAGGGACCGGCCCCACGAGGAGAGGCAGGCCCGCTTCCAGAACGCCTGCCGCGACGGACGCTCCGAGATC GCTTTTGTGGCCACAGGAACCAATCTGTCTCTCCAGTTTTTTCCGGCCAGCTGGCAGGGGGAGCAGCGACAGACACCGACCCGGGAATATGTCGACTTTGAAAGAGAAGGAGGCAAG gtGTACTTGAAGGCACCTATGATTCTCAATGGTGTCTGTGTAATCTGGAAAGGCTGGATAGATCTACAGAGACTGGATGGTATGGGATGCCTGGAATTTGATGAAGAGAGAGCACAG CAGGAGGATGCATTGGcacaacaagcctttgaagaAGCTCGGCGAAGAACTCGTGAATTCGAGGATAGAGACAGGTCTCATCGGGAGGAAATGGAGGTGAGGGTTTCACAGCTGCTGTCAGTAACTG GCAAGAAGACAACAAGACCCTAG